A window of Lentibacillus sp. Marseille-P4043 contains these coding sequences:
- a CDS encoding aspartate carbamoyltransferase catalytic subunit: protein MRHFISVNQLSTEEIFSIMETAEKFRNQELLPIRQKLFAANLFFEPSTRTKMSFTVAQKKLGLEVLDFHSESSSTLKGETLNDTAKTFEAIGANMLVIRHEEDTWYNDLLSGLQIPIINAGAGKGEHPTQCMLDLTTIYQEFGYFNNLDVVIVGDIKHSRVAHSNAYALEKLGANVYLSVAPGFADDGLDFPYLSMDEAVKTCDVVMLLRIQHERHGAAYEDSSYLDHFGLTEERERQMKENAIIMHPAPINRGVEIDSSLVECDRSRIFKQMENGVYVRMAIMTKLLNEWGFINDSFKKREKTTA, encoded by the coding sequence ATGCGACACTTCATATCTGTTAACCAATTATCTACGGAAGAAATTTTTTCGATCATGGAAACAGCGGAAAAATTTCGCAATCAGGAGTTACTACCGATTAGGCAAAAGCTATTTGCCGCAAATTTGTTTTTTGAGCCAAGTACACGAACAAAAATGAGTTTCACCGTAGCCCAAAAAAAGCTAGGCCTTGAAGTTTTGGATTTTCATAGTGAATCGTCAAGTACTTTAAAAGGTGAAACACTGAATGATACGGCAAAAACGTTTGAAGCAATTGGAGCAAACATGCTTGTGATCCGTCATGAGGAAGACACGTGGTATAACGACCTACTATCAGGTCTGCAGATTCCCATCATTAATGCTGGTGCGGGTAAAGGAGAGCATCCAACCCAATGCATGCTTGATTTAACAACAATCTATCAGGAATTCGGTTATTTTAACAATTTAGATGTAGTAATTGTCGGTGATATCAAGCATAGCAGGGTAGCTCATTCCAATGCATATGCACTAGAGAAACTAGGTGCAAACGTTTATTTATCAGTTGCTCCAGGTTTTGCCGATGATGGATTGGATTTTCCTTATTTATCAATGGATGAGGCAGTAAAAACCTGTGATGTTGTCATGCTGCTACGAATCCAGCATGAGCGTCATGGGGCAGCGTATGAAGATTCCAGCTACCTGGATCATTTTGGCCTAACAGAAGAACGTGAAAGGCAAATGAAAGAAAATGCAATTATCATGCATCCCGCGCCTATTAATCGTGGTGTAGAAATTGATAGTAGCCTTGTAGAGTGTGACAGGTCAAGGATTTTTAAACAAATGGAAAATGGTGTTTATGTTCGCATGGCAATCATGACGAAATTACTTAATGAATGGGGGTTTATCAATGATTCTTTTAAAAAACGTGAAAAGACTACAGCCTAA
- the pyrR gene encoding bifunctional pyr operon transcriptional regulator/uracil phosphoribosyltransferase PyrR — protein sequence MKKKTEVLDQDAINRALTRIAHEIVEKNKGGENLVLVGVKTRGVPTAKRLQNKIKQIEGITVPIGELDITLYRDDLEKTVENNEPELKETNIETDVTGKKVILIDDVLFTGRTVRAAMDAVMDLGRPSQIQLGVLIDRGHRELPIRADYVGKNIPTSDKEIIVVQLDETDETDQVAIYEK from the coding sequence GTGAAAAAGAAGACTGAAGTACTTGATCAAGATGCAATTAACCGGGCATTAACACGAATTGCCCATGAAATCGTGGAAAAGAATAAAGGTGGAGAAAATCTTGTCTTGGTTGGAGTTAAGACAAGGGGGGTTCCCACTGCAAAACGATTGCAGAACAAAATCAAACAAATAGAAGGCATAACGGTACCAATCGGTGAATTAGACATTACTCTATATCGTGATGATTTAGAAAAAACGGTAGAAAACAATGAACCGGAATTAAAAGAAACGAATATCGAAACCGATGTGACAGGTAAAAAAGTAATTTTAATCGATGATGTTCTTTTTACAGGTCGAACCGTACGCGCCGCAATGGATGCGGTTATGGATTTAGGTAGACCATCACAAATTCAACTCGGTGTATTAATCGATCGTGGTCATCGAGAACTGCCAATTCGCGCTGATTATGTCGGAAAAAATATCCCAACATCAGATAAAGAAATAATCGTTGTTCAGCTAGACGAAACAGACGAAACGGATCAAGTAGCCATATATGAAAAGTAA
- a CDS encoding RluA family pseudouridine synthase: MTKQQYEVKADQSKIRIDKLLAEMNPDNSRSQVQMWINQDMVTVNDKNVKANFKCQPGDIVKWAIPEAQPLSINPEDIPLDIVYEDHDVIVVNKPRGMVVHPSAGHSSGTLVNALIYHCRDLSGINGVERPGIVHRIDKDTSGLLVVAKNDLAHASLAEQLQDKDVERKYEAIVHGVIEHENGLIDAPIGRDPKDRQKMGIVEEGKPAVTHFKVLKRYERFTHVECQLETGRTHQIRVHMKYIGYPLVGDPKYGPRKTLNIDGQALHAKVLGFTHPRTNEWLHFQVDAPKVFQDMLTQIEKMY; this comes from the coding sequence ATGACGAAGCAGCAATATGAAGTAAAAGCAGATCAAAGTAAAATCCGAATTGATAAACTGTTGGCTGAAATGAATCCGGACAACTCACGTTCACAGGTGCAAATGTGGATAAATCAGGATATGGTAACTGTCAATGATAAGAATGTGAAGGCTAATTTTAAGTGTCAACCAGGGGATATTGTAAAGTGGGCCATCCCAGAAGCACAGCCGTTATCGATTAACCCAGAAGATATTCCGCTTGATATTGTCTATGAAGATCATGATGTTATCGTTGTGAACAAACCTAGAGGAATGGTTGTTCATCCATCTGCGGGCCATTCCAGTGGGACACTGGTAAATGCACTAATTTATCATTGTCGTGATTTGTCAGGGATTAATGGCGTGGAGCGTCCAGGTATAGTACATCGTATTGATAAAGATACAAGTGGGTTATTAGTTGTTGCAAAAAATGATTTAGCACATGCTTCATTGGCTGAACAGCTTCAGGATAAAGATGTGGAACGTAAATATGAGGCAATTGTGCACGGCGTGATAGAACATGAAAATGGCTTGATTGACGCCCCAATTGGCAGAGATCCTAAGGACAGGCAAAAAATGGGGATCGTGGAGGAGGGAAAACCTGCTGTTACACATTTCAAAGTGTTGAAGCGGTATGAACGTTTCACCCATGTTGAATGTCAATTGGAAACAGGCAGGACACACCAAATTCGTGTCCACATGAAATATATCGGCTATCCACTTGTTGGCGATCCTAAATATGGTCCAAGGAAAACATTAAACATTGATGGACAGGCCTTGCATGCAAAAGTATTAGGGTTTACCCATCCACGGACAAATGAATGGCTGCACTTTCAAGTAGACGCACCAAAGGTATTTCAGGATATGTTAACACAAATTGAAAAAATGTATTGA
- the lspA gene encoding signal peptidase II, translating to MYWYYLIALIIIGIDQLTKWIVVKNMDLYEQITIIKDFFYFTSHRNKGAAWGILQDQMIFFYVITAVVIIGVVFYMQKYGRESKLLAFSLSLILGGAIGNFIDRVFRQEVVDFLDFIIFNYDFPIFNVADSALCVGVILVLIATFIDEKKKGNAAK from the coding sequence ATGTATTGGTATTATCTAATAGCGTTGATTATTATTGGCATTGATCAGTTAACAAAATGGATTGTTGTAAAAAACATGGATTTGTACGAACAAATTACGATTATAAAAGACTTTTTCTATTTTACATCGCATCGTAATAAAGGTGCAGCATGGGGAATATTACAGGATCAAATGATCTTTTTTTATGTCATCACAGCTGTCGTTATCATTGGTGTAGTTTTCTACATGCAAAAGTATGGACGCGAAAGTAAGCTGTTGGCATTTTCACTTAGCCTGATTTTAGGTGGAGCAATTGGGAACTTTATTGACCGGGTTTTCCGTCAAGAAGTTGTCGATTTTCTTGATTTTATTATTTTTAACTACGATTTCCCTATCTTCAATGTTGCGGATTCAGCTTTATGTGTAGGTGTTATCCTAGTCTTGATTGCGACATTTATAGATGAGAAAAAGAAAGGAAATGCAGCAAAATGA